A window of the Deltaproteobacteria bacterium genome harbors these coding sequences:
- a CDS encoding J domain-containing protein, with product MTGETLDFDPRVDYYAALGVAPSASDAEIKRAYRKLAKEYHPDRTGGDKAKEQRFKDVTRAYEVLGDKQRRARYDAIRAGGFAGAGAQAGGIGFDIGDLFAQMFGSRAGGRSAPRGQVRYEVFTGGDGPSGGGSPFGSWFDQDVPRPRAARPSGRTVHKVRTPTGAYVTLKGDDVHSDVRIGIDQALLGAVVEVPTLTGTAKLKIPPGTSSGTKLRLRGKGRGAGDHYVTVHIDVPKKKLDGEGQRLLAALMKKLR from the coding sequence ATGACCGGTGAAACGCTCGATTTCGACCCGCGCGTGGATTACTACGCGGCGCTCGGCGTCGCGCCCAGCGCGAGCGACGCCGAGATCAAGCGCGCCTACCGCAAGCTGGCCAAGGAGTACCACCCGGATCGCACCGGTGGCGACAAGGCCAAGGAGCAGCGTTTCAAGGACGTCACGCGCGCCTACGAAGTGCTCGGCGACAAACAACGGCGCGCTCGTTACGACGCGATCCGCGCGGGCGGATTCGCCGGCGCCGGCGCGCAGGCCGGCGGAATCGGGTTCGACATCGGCGACCTGTTTGCGCAGATGTTCGGTTCCCGCGCCGGCGGCCGGTCCGCGCCGCGGGGCCAGGTTCGCTACGAGGTGTTCACCGGAGGCGACGGCCCGTCCGGCGGCGGCAGCCCGTTCGGCTCCTGGTTCGACCAGGACGTGCCGCGCCCGCGCGCGGCGCGGCCGAGCGGGCGCACCGTCCACAAGGTTCGCACGCCGACCGGCGCCTACGTCACCCTCAAGGGCGACGACGTGCACTCGGACGTGCGGATCGGCATCGACCAGGCGTTGCTCGGCGCCGTCGTCGAGGTGCCGACCCTCACCGGCACGGCCAAGCTCAAGATCCCGCCCGGCACCTCCAGTGGCACCAAGCTGCGGCTGCGCGGCAAGGGTCGCGGCGCCGGCGACCACTACGTGACCGTCCACATCGACGTTCCCAAAAAGAAACTCGACGGCGAGGGCCAACGCTTGCTCGCCGCCCTCATGAAGAAGCTCAGATGA
- the lon gene encoding endopeptidase La, producing MTSAIETPLPLLPLRHVVLLPGDAVPLDVGSAPARAAVDTALERDGRLLLVPRSDPTSDDVSKQALGRIGVEAEILQATPVGRERTMVLVRATRRMALGDLAQTEPYLAAFAEPVADTDVPAPEPGGLTAHMTDRVRELIQTEGEDVDRLLARLAEIENPGELADFAAGRIELSRDQRVALLEQPSVTARLTTLLPLVERRLEVLRRTADIRAELEQAMSPQEREALLRARKRAIEEELGEVDDADPEVAELEQRLAASALPEEAAEAARRQLRRLRDMPIGSPEYATTKTYVERLLALPWSEETEDQVDVARARQILDEDHYGLDDVKRRVIEFIAVRKLAPARSGPILCLVGPPGVGKTSLGRSIARALGRNYVRVALGGVQDEAEIRGHRRTYVGALPGRIVAALERAGSMNPVMVLDEIDKLGQGVRGDPAAALLEVLDPEQNDAFVDHYIEVPVDLSKVLFLATANQTDTIPAPLRDRMEVIHLPGYTEAEKCEIARRHLVPRQLAEHGLDPATVTIDDDAIVDIIRHYTREAGVRNLEREIGAVARHVAVRAASDPEFAGAHITASDIPEILGPPRFSSELAVAADAVGVATGLSWTPVGGEILFVEARLMPGRGRLRVTGRLGDVMEESVRAAHAWVRSRADQLGIDPDRIATSDVHVHVPAGAVRKDGPSAGVAIATALVSAYTNTPVRHDVAMTGEITLRGLVLPVGGIKEKVLAAHRAGVRTVVLPERNRKDLRDIPADVRDALDIRFARRIDDVLAVALRGYGGRAKGRRPAASGAPRNENVPVAPVIAA from the coding sequence ATGACATCCGCAATCGAAACTCCACTGCCGCTGTTGCCGCTGCGCCACGTCGTGCTGCTGCCCGGCGACGCGGTTCCCCTCGATGTCGGCAGCGCGCCCGCGCGCGCCGCGGTCGACACGGCCCTCGAGCGCGACGGGCGACTGCTGCTCGTGCCGCGCAGCGATCCGACCAGCGACGACGTGTCCAAGCAGGCGCTCGGCCGCATCGGCGTCGAGGCCGAGATCCTGCAAGCGACGCCGGTCGGGCGCGAGCGAACGATGGTGCTCGTGCGCGCGACCCGCCGGATGGCGCTCGGCGACCTCGCGCAGACCGAACCGTATCTCGCCGCGTTCGCCGAACCGGTCGCCGACACCGACGTACCGGCGCCGGAACCCGGCGGCCTCACCGCGCACATGACCGATCGCGTGCGCGAGCTGATTCAGACCGAAGGCGAAGACGTCGACCGCCTGCTCGCGCGGCTGGCAGAGATCGAGAATCCCGGCGAGCTGGCAGACTTCGCCGCGGGCCGGATCGAGCTGTCGCGCGACCAGCGCGTCGCGCTACTGGAACAGCCGAGCGTCACGGCGCGGCTCACGACGTTGCTGCCGCTCGTCGAGCGCCGGCTGGAGGTCCTGCGCCGCACGGCCGACATTCGCGCGGAGCTCGAGCAGGCGATGTCGCCGCAGGAGCGGGAGGCGCTGCTGCGGGCGCGCAAGCGCGCGATCGAGGAAGAACTCGGCGAGGTCGACGACGCCGACCCCGAGGTCGCCGAACTCGAGCAGCGGCTGGCCGCGTCGGCGCTGCCCGAGGAGGCGGCCGAGGCCGCGCGCCGCCAGCTGCGCCGCCTGCGCGACATGCCGATCGGCTCCCCCGAGTACGCGACCACCAAGACGTACGTCGAGCGGCTGCTGGCGCTGCCGTGGTCCGAGGAAACCGAGGACCAGGTCGACGTCGCGCGCGCGCGCCAGATCCTCGACGAGGATCACTACGGGCTCGACGACGTCAAACGCCGCGTGATCGAGTTCATCGCGGTGCGCAAGCTCGCGCCGGCGCGCTCGGGGCCGATCCTGTGCCTGGTCGGGCCGCCCGGCGTCGGCAAGACGTCGCTCGGGCGGTCGATCGCGCGCGCGCTGGGCCGCAACTACGTGCGCGTCGCGCTCGGCGGCGTACAAGACGAGGCCGAAATCCGCGGCCACCGCCGCACGTACGTCGGCGCGCTCCCCGGCCGGATCGTCGCCGCGCTCGAACGCGCCGGGTCGATGAACCCGGTCATGGTGCTCGACGAGATCGACAAGCTCGGCCAGGGCGTGCGCGGCGACCCGGCGGCCGCGCTGCTCGAGGTGCTCGACCCGGAGCAGAACGACGCCTTCGTCGATCACTACATCGAAGTGCCCGTGGACCTCTCCAAGGTCCTGTTCCTCGCGACCGCCAACCAGACCGACACGATCCCGGCGCCGCTGCGCGATCGCATGGAGGTGATCCACCTGCCCGGCTACACGGAGGCCGAAAAGTGCGAGATCGCCCGCCGCCACCTCGTGCCCCGGCAGCTCGCCGAGCACGGGCTGGACCCGGCCACCGTGACGATCGACGACGACGCGATCGTCGACATCATTCGCCACTACACCCGCGAAGCCGGCGTCCGCAACCTCGAGCGCGAAATCGGCGCCGTCGCGCGCCACGTCGCCGTGCGGGCGGCCAGCGATCCGGAGTTCGCGGGCGCGCACATTACGGCTTCGGACATTCCCGAGATCCTCGGACCGCCCCGGTTTTCGTCCGAGCTCGCGGTGGCGGCCGACGCGGTCGGCGTCGCGACCGGCCTGAGCTGGACGCCGGTCGGCGGCGAGATCCTGTTCGTGGAAGCGCGGCTCATGCCGGGCCGCGGCCGCCTGCGCGTCACCGGCCGGCTCGGCGACGTGATGGAGGAGAGCGTGCGCGCCGCGCACGCGTGGGTGCGCAGCCGCGCCGACCAGCTCGGCATCGACCCGGATCGGATCGCGACCAGCGACGTCCACGTCCACGTCCCAGCCGGCGCGGTCCGCAAGGACGGGCCGTCGGCGGGCGTCGCGATCGCGACGGCGCTGGTGTCGGCCTACACCAATACGCCGGTGCGGCACGACGTCGCGATGACCGGCGAGATCACGCTGCGCGGGCTGGTGTTGCCGGTCGGCGGCATCAAGGAGAAGGTGCTCGCCGCCCATCGCGCCGGCGTGCGCACGGTGGTGTTGCCGGAGCGAAACCGCAAGGACCTGCGCGACATCCCCGCCGACGTGCGCGACGCGCTCGACATCCGGTTCGCTCGGCGCATCGACGACGTCCTGGCGGTGGCCCTGCGCGGCTACGGCGGGCGCGCCAAGGGGCGCAGGCCCGCCGCGTCCGGCGCACCGCGCAACGAGAACGTGCCCGTCGCGCCGGTGATCGCGGCGTAG
- a CDS encoding NAD-dependent isocitrate dehydrogenase, protein MEQRQIVLIEGDGIGPEIAAATRRAVDAAGARVSWRPARAGLAAVGEVGDPLPAETIRAIADCGVAVKGPLGTPVGHGFRSVNVALRQHFDLYANVRPAQSLAGVPSRYEGVDLVIIRENTEGMYTGVEHYIGQRTAAESIAIITRVGSERIARYALEFARAHGRRRVTFVHKANILKLSNGLFLETAREVAAQYPDIDTNDVIVDAAAMKLVVDPSQFDVICTTNLFGDILSDLAAGLVGGLGVAPAANIGDGGVAIFEAVHGTAPDIAGKGIANPTALMLAAALMLDHIGQADAAARLRAGVRAALASDDHRTRDLGGRADTAGFTDAVIAAMR, encoded by the coding sequence ATGGAACAGCGACAGATCGTTCTCATCGAAGGCGACGGCATCGGGCCGGAGATCGCGGCGGCCACGCGCCGGGCGGTCGACGCGGCCGGCGCGCGCGTGTCCTGGCGGCCGGCGAGGGCCGGCCTTGCGGCGGTCGGCGAGGTCGGCGACCCGCTCCCGGCCGAGACGATCCGCGCGATCGCCGACTGTGGCGTCGCGGTCAAGGGGCCGCTGGGCACCCCGGTCGGCCACGGCTTCCGCTCGGTCAACGTCGCGCTGCGCCAACACTTCGACCTGTACGCCAACGTGCGGCCGGCGCAGTCCCTTGCCGGCGTGCCGAGCCGCTACGAAGGGGTCGACCTCGTCATCATCCGCGAAAACACCGAGGGGATGTACACGGGCGTCGAACATTACATCGGCCAGCGCACGGCCGCGGAGTCGATCGCCATCATCACGCGCGTCGGGTCGGAGCGGATCGCGCGCTACGCGCTCGAGTTTGCCCGGGCGCACGGGCGCAGGCGGGTGACCTTCGTCCACAAGGCGAACATCCTCAAGCTGTCCAACGGGCTGTTTCTCGAGACCGCCCGGGAGGTGGCCGCGCAGTATCCCGACATCGACACGAACGACGTGATCGTCGATGCGGCGGCGATGAAGCTGGTCGTCGACCCGAGCCAGTTCGACGTCATCTGCACGACCAACCTGTTCGGCGACATCCTGTCGGATCTGGCCGCGGGCCTCGTCGGAGGGCTCGGGGTGGCGCCGGCGGCGAACATCGGCGACGGCGGCGTCGCGATCTTCGAGGCGGTGCACGGCACCGCCCCCGACATCGCGGGCAAGGGGATCGCCAACCCGACCGCGCTGATGCTCGCCGCGGCGCTGATGCTCGACCACATCGGCCAGGCCGACGCCGCGGCGCGGCTGCGGGCCGGCGTGCGGGCGGCACTGGCGTCGGACGACCACCGGACGCGCGACCTGGGTGGCCGGGCCGACACCGCGGGCTTCACCGACGCGGTGATCGCCGCGATGCGGTGA
- a CDS encoding sigma-54-dependent Fis family transcriptional regulator has translation MVARGEFREDLYWRLAVVPIQVPPLRERREDIPLLAAHILARRRGAAKAFAGDESRYPTRISPGAMARLTAYHWPGNIRELENVLSRAAILCDGDEIRADDLVAAGLTAASGPGRTAVGAPEVDAAAGRPLKAIVDDTVRAVERQAIADALRRAGGSPTKAARLLGISRASIYNKIRDYRIQT, from the coding sequence ATGGTCGCGCGCGGCGAGTTTCGCGAGGACCTGTACTGGCGGCTCGCGGTCGTGCCGATTCAGGTGCCGCCGCTGCGGGAGCGGCGCGAGGACATCCCGCTGCTCGCGGCGCACATCCTCGCGCGCCGGCGCGGCGCGGCCAAGGCGTTCGCCGGCGACGAGAGCCGCTATCCGACGCGCATCTCGCCCGGCGCGATGGCCCGGCTCACCGCGTATCACTGGCCGGGCAATATCCGCGAGCTGGAGAACGTGCTGTCGCGGGCCGCGATCCTGTGCGACGGCGACGAGATCCGCGCCGACGACCTCGTCGCCGCGGGTCTGACCGCGGCGAGCGGCCCGGGACGCACCGCGGTCGGCGCACCGGAGGTCGACGCCGCCGCGGGGCGGCCGCTCAAGGCGATCGTCGACGACACGGTGCGGGCGGTCGAGCGCCAGGCGATCGCGGACGCGCTGCGCCGCGCCGGCGGCTCGCCGACGAAGGCCGCGCGGCTGCTCGGCATCAGCCGCGCGTCCATCTACAACAAGATCCGCGACTATCGCATCCAGACGTAG
- a CDS encoding hybrid sensor histidine kinase/response regulator, whose translation MQEQTPFQRVRRRFSAAYQVSCRPAVCRRRHMSIFVDVYAGRWHAIGAMADVLVHLLDDDPLALRRLAEALRAQTGYAVAAFATCADLLAAIDKRAPDVVVAHYRNADCDGLTALARVRERCGDDVVGLVMATYGDADAMRVALDAVGPLRVVNKPCDLVDLELKIRAGIEMRELRRELATWRQRAQAARGEATTATERLVEAEQFAAVGRVVSGIAHEIGTQLALVGYAEAIKSRVADDSELAEFADVIATAQKRLAAMVDEILDFVSASREPSGGRELAREPSDLAGVVDEALAILRYDRDVRERRIERRYRRRPLVTADRQKLAQVVINLVSNAALATNPGDTIAVEIDADEARGVALVTVADDGVGMDADVLARLGEPFFTTRGARGSGLGVGICKRIVEQHGGALTFESSPGRGTRATATLPLLAEENAA comes from the coding sequence ATGCAGGAGCAAACCCCATTCCAGCGCGTGAGACGCAGGTTTTCAGCCGCTTATCAAGTATCTTGCCGTCCGGCTGTCTGCCGACGTAGACACATGTCCATTTTCGTGGACGTCTACGCGGGTAGATGGCATGCTATCGGGGCGATGGCGGACGTGCTCGTGCACCTGCTCGACGACGACCCGCTCGCCTTGCGCCGGCTCGCCGAGGCGTTGCGGGCGCAGACCGGGTACGCCGTGGCGGCGTTCGCGACGTGCGCCGACCTGCTCGCGGCGATCGACAAACGCGCGCCCGACGTGGTCGTCGCGCACTACCGCAACGCGGATTGCGACGGGCTCACCGCCCTCGCGCGGGTGCGCGAGCGGTGCGGCGACGACGTCGTCGGCCTGGTCATGGCGACCTACGGCGACGCCGACGCGATGCGCGTCGCGCTCGACGCGGTCGGGCCGCTGCGCGTCGTCAACAAACCGTGCGACCTCGTCGACCTCGAACTGAAGATCCGCGCCGGCATCGAGATGCGCGAGCTGCGGCGCGAACTTGCGACGTGGCGGCAGCGCGCCCAGGCGGCTCGCGGGGAGGCGACGACGGCGACCGAGCGCCTCGTCGAGGCGGAGCAGTTCGCGGCCGTCGGGCGGGTCGTCAGCGGCATCGCGCACGAGATCGGCACCCAGCTCGCGCTGGTCGGCTACGCCGAGGCGATCAAGAGCCGCGTGGCGGACGACTCGGAGTTGGCGGAGTTCGCGGACGTGATCGCGACGGCGCAAAAACGGCTCGCCGCGATGGTCGACGAGATCCTCGATTTCGTGTCGGCGAGCCGAGAGCCGAGCGGCGGCCGCGAACTGGCGCGGGAGCCGTCGGACCTCGCGGGCGTCGTCGACGAAGCGCTCGCGATCCTGCGCTACGACCGCGACGTCCGCGAGCGCCGAATCGAGCGGCGTTACCGCCGGCGCCCGCTGGTGACGGCCGACCGGCAGAAGCTGGCGCAGGTCGTGATCAACCTGGTGAGCAATGCGGCGCTCGCGACGAACCCGGGCGATACGATCGCGGTCGAAATCGACGCGGACGAGGCCCGCGGCGTCGCGCTGGTCACGGTCGCGGACGACGGCGTGGGGATGGATGCCGATGTCCTCGCCCGCCTCGGCGAGCCGTTTTTCACCACGCGAGGCGCGCGCGGTTCCGGGCTCGGAGTCGGCATCTGCAAGCGCATCGTCGAGCAGCACGGCGGCGCGCTCACGTTCGAGTCGTCGCCGGGCCGCGGGACGCGCGCGACCGCGACGCTGCCGCTGTTGGCCGAGGAGAACGCGGCGTGA
- a CDS encoding sigma-70 family RNA polymerase sigma factor → MARHRSAAPPARPATLTDRERRYVFSVAMKYMKDEDAAADVTQDALLLAHRHRDSFRGDARYSTWLYRVAATTALMHLRKRRRTAREIPVAPRAGAAAAANELDQPAGDSSPEEVVAAREAMAIVDRALAALGDKYRDVFRMRFVEGYTESEIARRLDLNVATVKTRAFRARLAVRRELQHHFARAA, encoded by the coding sequence ATGGCCAGACACCGCAGCGCGGCGCCGCCCGCCCGACCGGCCACGTTGACCGACCGCGAACGTCGCTACGTGTTCTCGGTCGCGATGAAATACATGAAGGACGAGGACGCGGCGGCGGACGTCACCCAGGACGCGCTGCTGCTCGCGCACCGCCACCGCGACAGCTTTCGCGGCGACGCGCGCTATTCCACGTGGCTGTACCGGGTGGCGGCGACCACCGCGCTGATGCACCTGCGCAAGCGCCGCCGCACCGCCCGCGAGATTCCCGTCGCCCCGCGCGCCGGCGCGGCCGCCGCCGCCAACGAACTCGACCAACCGGCCGGCGACTCGTCCCCCGAAGAGGTCGTCGCGGCGCGCGAGGCGATGGCGATCGTGGACCGGGCCCTGGCCGCGCTCGGCGACAAGTACCGGGACGTGTTCCGAATGCGCTTCGTGGAGGGCTACACCGAGTCGGAGATCGCGCGCCGGCTCGACCTGAACGTCGCCACCGTCAAGACCCGTGCCTTCCGCGCGCGGCTCGCGGTGCGGCGCGAACTCCAGCACCACTTCGCGCGCGCGGCATGA
- a CDS encoding methylmalonyl-CoA mutase has translation MPPVKKPAERTYQTLSGIPLQGVYTPADLEARGWRYDEALGDPGAFPYTRGPHATMYRGKLWTMRMFAGFGTPEDTNRRFKFLLEQGQTGLSTAFDMPTLMGYDPDHPRALGEVGREGVSVASLDDMERLFDGIPLDQVSTSMTINAPACVLLALYIAVAKKQGVSPAALRGTLQNDMLKEFIAQKEWISPLRAHMRIIRDMLVFCTREMPKWNTISISGYHIREAGATAVQELAFTLADGIGYVQLGIDAGLDVDDFAPRLSFFFDVHNDFFEEIAKFRAARRIWAKVMRDRFGAKNPRSWLLRTHAQTAGVSLMAQQPLNNVVRTTLQALAAVLGGTQSLHTNSYDETYALPTEEAATLALRTQQIIAEESNVPAVADPLGGSYFVETLTDQIEAEAMKYIAKIDEMGGIVKAVEEGYPQREIARSAYEFQRQVDSGERVIVGVNKYVTTEGDNIPTLKIDLEPERNQIARVQAVRARRDAAAVDRALANVRAAVRDDAQNVMPPIIEAVEAYATLGEICAIFREEFGEHTDPAYL, from the coding sequence ATGCCGCCCGTGAAGAAACCCGCCGAGCGCACGTACCAGACCCTGTCGGGGATCCCGCTTCAGGGGGTGTACACGCCCGCCGACCTCGAAGCCCGCGGTTGGCGCTACGACGAGGCGCTCGGCGACCCGGGCGCGTTCCCGTACACGCGCGGGCCGCACGCGACGATGTACCGCGGCAAGCTGTGGACGATGCGCATGTTCGCCGGGTTCGGAACCCCGGAGGACACCAATCGGCGCTTCAAGTTCCTGCTCGAACAGGGCCAGACCGGGCTGTCGACCGCGTTCGACATGCCCACGCTGATGGGCTACGACCCGGACCACCCGCGCGCGCTCGGCGAGGTCGGCCGCGAGGGCGTGTCGGTCGCGTCGCTCGACGACATGGAGCGCCTGTTCGACGGCATTCCGCTCGATCAGGTGTCGACGTCGATGACCATCAACGCGCCCGCGTGCGTGCTGCTGGCGCTGTACATCGCCGTCGCCAAGAAGCAGGGCGTGTCGCCGGCGGCGCTGCGCGGCACGCTGCAAAACGACATGCTCAAGGAGTTCATCGCGCAGAAGGAGTGGATCTCGCCGCTGCGCGCGCACATGCGGATCATCCGCGACATGCTCGTGTTCTGCACCCGCGAGATGCCGAAGTGGAACACGATCTCGATCAGCGGCTACCACATCCGCGAGGCCGGCGCGACCGCGGTCCAGGAGCTCGCGTTCACGCTGGCCGACGGCATCGGCTACGTCCAGCTCGGCATCGACGCGGGCCTCGACGTCGACGATTTCGCGCCGCGGCTGTCGTTCTTCTTCGACGTGCACAACGACTTCTTCGAGGAGATCGCCAAGTTTCGCGCCGCCCGCCGCATCTGGGCCAAGGTGATGCGCGACCGGTTCGGCGCCAAGAACCCGCGGTCGTGGCTGTTGCGGACGCACGCGCAAACCGCCGGCGTGTCGCTGATGGCACAGCAGCCGCTCAACAACGTCGTGCGCACCACGCTGCAGGCGCTCGCGGCGGTGCTCGGCGGCACGCAGTCGCTGCACACGAACTCGTACGACGAAACCTATGCGCTGCCGACCGAGGAGGCCGCCACCTTGGCGCTGCGCACGCAGCAAATCATCGCCGAGGAGAGCAACGTGCCCGCCGTCGCCGATCCGCTGGGCGGCTCGTACTTCGTCGAGACGCTCACCGATCAGATCGAAGCCGAGGCGATGAAGTACATCGCCAAGATCGACGAGATGGGCGGCATCGTCAAAGCGGTGGAAGAAGGCTATCCGCAGCGGGAGATCGCCCGGTCGGCGTACGAGTTCCAGCGCCAGGTCGACTCCGGCGAGCGGGTCATCGTCGGCGTCAACAAGTACGTCACCACCGAGGGCGACAACATCCCGACGCTCAAGATCGACCTCGAGCCGGAGCGGAATCAGATCGCCCGCGTCCAGGCGGTGCGCGCGCGCCGCGACGCCGCCGCGGTGGATCGCGCGCTGGCGAACGTGCGCGCGGCCGTGCGCGACGACGCGCAAAACGTCATGCCGCCCATCATCGAGGCCGTCGAGGCGTACGCGACGCTCGGCGAGATCTGCGCCATCTTCCGCGAAGAGTTCGGCGAGCACACCGACCCGGCGTACCTGTAA
- the plsX gene encoding phosphate acyltransferase PlsX: MQRIVVDAMGGDHAPEQVVKGAAAASLALPNVEIILVGDARQVGALLSNERHDGARVRVHHAPAAIHMDEKPSEAIAAKPNASVLVAADLVANGDGDALVSAGNTGACVLACARKWQRIHGVRRTALAAVYPTELRRGAKDDPFSLLLDVGATVDADADDLVAFALMGAAYASVISYNPRPRVALLSNGTEAGKGPASVVAAHQILLAHTGLNFIGNIEGIDIPRGVADVVVCSGYVGNVVIKMLEGVSQTVMNLARYAYKEKLLWRAALAMLSGGIQRLKDITDWEQYGGAPLLGFDHLCIKAHGRSKQRAITNAIKVASKALSADLCTQIADGMRDLDRSRHAAQSHA; encoded by the coding sequence ATGCAGCGGATCGTGGTCGATGCGATGGGGGGCGATCACGCGCCCGAGCAGGTGGTCAAGGGGGCGGCGGCCGCGTCGCTCGCGCTGCCGAACGTCGAGATCATCCTCGTCGGCGACGCGCGCCAGGTCGGCGCGCTGCTGAGCAACGAGCGGCACGACGGCGCCCGCGTGCGCGTCCACCACGCCCCCGCCGCGATCCACATGGACGAAAAGCCGTCCGAGGCCATCGCCGCCAAGCCGAATGCATCCGTCCTCGTCGCCGCCGACCTCGTCGCGAACGGAGACGGCGACGCCCTCGTGTCGGCGGGCAACACCGGCGCGTGCGTGCTCGCGTGCGCCCGGAAATGGCAGCGCATTCACGGCGTGCGGCGCACCGCGCTGGCGGCGGTCTACCCGACCGAACTGCGCCGCGGCGCCAAGGACGACCCGTTCTCGCTGCTGTTGGACGTCGGCGCTACCGTCGATGCCGACGCCGACGACCTGGTCGCGTTCGCTCTGATGGGCGCCGCCTACGCCTCGGTGATCTCGTACAATCCGCGGCCGCGTGTGGCGCTGTTGTCCAACGGCACGGAGGCCGGCAAGGGGCCGGCGTCGGTCGTCGCCGCGCACCAGATTCTGCTCGCGCACACCGGCCTCAACTTCATCGGCAACATCGAGGGCATCGACATTCCCCGAGGCGTCGCCGACGTCGTCGTGTGTTCCGGCTACGTCGGCAACGTCGTCATCAAGATGCTCGAGGGCGTGTCCCAGACCGTGATGAACCTCGCCCGCTACGCCTACAAGGAGAAGCTGCTGTGGCGGGCCGCGCTCGCGATGCTGTCGGGTGGCATCCAGCGACTCAAGGACATCACCGACTGGGAGCAGTACGGCGGCGCGCCGCTTTTGGGCTTCGACCACCTGTGCATCAAGGCGCACGGGCGGTCGAAACAGCGCGCGATCACCAACGCGATCAAGGTGGCTTCCAAGGCGCTGTCAGCGGACCTGTGCACGCAGATCGCCGACGGCATGCGCGACCTCGATCGCAGTCGCCACGCGGCCCAGTCGCACGCGTGA
- a CDS encoding thioredoxin, translating to MVRRAVLAFAAAAAFVAGLRSAGAQQRVFRPDDVYRVPIGRSASRGPADAPVTIVEFSDFRCGACRHAHPIIRQLLALYPGQIRFVYKNYVIFGEASLLASLAALAAGEQGEFWAMHDRLFAAEDTDFTVEQLDRFARDIGLDMARWRAQMRERRPAALATLLEENALAERLGLGSTPMFFVNGRPVAGAADLGTFIRLVDDEIKRARWAIQDGAPRDRIYEALTASGRERGRSAWPVGIGSNGLVRGNPNALVTLVVFEDFQCPFCARHAQVIDQLAREYGDDLRIVFRHMPLRMHAQAQLAHEASMAAAAQGKFWAYHDRLFSGGDLDRDALVAYAKQIGLDVRRFRAALDRHEFAAAVAADVAAAQALGITGTPTSFVNGQRVDGAQPIGVFRTLIDQKRAEARALLDRGVSRDALYRTIVDLDDERGP from the coding sequence ATGGTGCGCCGCGCCGTGCTTGCATTCGCCGCCGCTGCTGCGTTCGTCGCCGGCTTGCGCTCCGCCGGCGCGCAGCAGCGCGTCTTCCGTCCCGATGACGTCTACCGGGTGCCGATCGGCCGCTCCGCCTCGCGCGGGCCCGCCGACGCGCCCGTCACGATCGTCGAGTTCTCCGACTTCCGCTGTGGCGCGTGCCGCCACGCGCACCCGATCATCCGGCAGCTGCTGGCGCTGTACCCGGGCCAGATCCGGTTCGTGTACAAAAACTACGTCATCTTCGGCGAGGCGTCGTTGCTCGCGTCGCTCGCCGCGCTCGCCGCGGGCGAGCAGGGCGAGTTTTGGGCGATGCACGATCGGCTGTTTGCCGCCGAGGACACGGATTTCACCGTCGAACAACTCGACCGGTTTGCTCGCGACATCGGGCTGGACATGGCGCGATGGCGCGCCCAGATGCGCGAGCGGCGCCCCGCGGCGCTCGCAACCTTGCTCGAGGAGAACGCGCTGGCCGAGCGGCTCGGTCTCGGCAGTACGCCCATGTTCTTCGTCAACGGCCGGCCGGTGGCGGGGGCGGCCGATCTCGGCACGTTCATCCGCCTCGTCGACGACGAGATCAAGCGCGCCCGCTGGGCGATCCAGGACGGCGCTCCGCGCGATCGGATTTACGAGGCGCTCACGGCGAGCGGCCGCGAGCGCGGGCGCAGCGCGTGGCCGGTCGGCATCGGATCGAACGGCCTCGTTCGCGGCAATCCGAACGCGCTCGTGACCCTCGTGGTGTTCGAGGACTTTCAGTGTCCGTTTTGCGCCCGCCACGCCCAAGTGATCGATCAGCTCGCGCGCGAGTACGGCGACGACCTGCGCATCGTGTTTCGCCACATGCCGCTGCGGATGCATGCGCAGGCCCAACTCGCGCACGAGGCGTCGATGGCGGCGGCGGCGCAGGGCAAGTTCTGGGCGTATCACGACCGACTGTTTTCGGGCGGCGACCTGGACCGCGACGCGCTCGTCGCCTACGCGAAGCAGATCGGCCTCGATGTCCGCCGGTTCCGTGCGGCACTCGACCGCCACGAGTTCGCCGCAGCCGTGGCCGCCGACGTGGCGGCGGCGCAGGCGCTCGGCATCACCGGCACTCCCACGTCGTTCGTCAACGGCCAGCGGGTCGACGGGGCCCAGCCCATCGGCGTGTTCCGCACGCTCATCGACCAGAAGCGAGCCGAGGCCAGAGCCCTGTTGGACCGCGGCGTGTCGCGCGATGCGCTGTACCGGACGATCGTCGACCTGGACGACGAGCGCGGTCCCTAA